In Triticum aestivum cultivar Chinese Spring chromosome 5B, IWGSC CS RefSeq v2.1, whole genome shotgun sequence, the following proteins share a genomic window:
- the LOC123113068 gene encoding uncharacterized protein, with amino-acid sequence MPSVGRRLPPWTSPRGAAERWSPGTPAGFAGSGSHVTPPLSAGFCSYRATPPTSGGGCSRPPRAPPAADSPYVRAKQAQLIQKDPNKAVPLFWAAINSGERIESALKDMATVLKQANRAEEAIEAIRSFRDRCPNEAQESLDNVLLDLYKKCGRTKEQIEMLTVKLRMIDEDLASGRWKTKLSKSHGRVFYLSLRDEKARLLGNLAWAYMQSENYEEAEMLYRQALAIETDYNKECNLAICMMKMGKVAEAKYLLQAIPYNCNDENHVRSFARATEVLRELELQALPSPITQMKSKDSRILLATDVGNLEYLHPQIFSASTQLNYEEPQASISADTENHEDCNSQVLPSPITQLKRKEPQLMVATDGEKTGQSLEEYHDLSRLFNDAATPQSLLEKLRKRLVKKDRLNISAHNQDQTPSPAECLPSSNGAVDASENPMQEEKRLVGGGRKTWADMVEEDEQQQLADGKNTTAPQGESSKHASEQRDKTPSSSSQGSCSLKTPVAGVRPQSSSAGSWRRNDSAGISTDENVNRSFVRTAPAWKQRKVQDRGDRVCQRLNTTHLSEKARGTEQTASSVRSSAAQRSLFHGQVPSGFSGRSQGASHTNRCPGSPATTGPWRPPDRRRAFQEITNELKQNVA; translated from the exons ATGCCGAGCGTGGGGAGGCGGCTGCCGCCGTGGACGTCGCCGAGGGGCGCGGCGGAGAGGTGGAGCCCCGGCACCCCCGCCGGCTTCGCGGGCTCCGGGAGCCACGTCACCCCGCCCCTGAGCGCCGGCTTCTGCTCCTACCGCGCCACCCCGCCGACGAGCGGCGGCGGGTGCTCCCGGCCGCCGAGGGCGCCGCCGGCGGCGGATTCCCCGTACGTGAGGGCGAAACAGGCGCAG TTAATTCAAAAAGATCCAAACAAGGCAGTTCCATTGTTCTGGGCAGCTATTAATAGTGGTGAACGAATTGAGAGTGCACTGAAGGATATGGCTACTGTACTGAAACAAGCAAACCGGGCTGAAGAAGCCATTGAAGCGATAAGATCCTTCCGTGACCGTTGTCCGAATGAAGCCCAGGAGTCTCTTGACAATGTTCTTCTTGACTTGTACAAG AAATGCGGTAGGACAAAAGAGCAGATTGAAATGCTGACAGTGAAACTGAGAATGATTGATGAGGATCTAGCTTCTGGCCGGTGGAAAACTAAGCTTTCTAAATCTCATGGAAGAGTATTCTATCTCTCTCTTAGGGATGAAAAGGCAAG GTTGCTGGGTAACCTCGCCTGGGCCTATATGCAGTCTGAAAACTATGAGGAAGCTGaaatgctctacag GCAAGCTCTTGCTATAGAAACTGATTATAACAAAGAGTGCAATCTAGCCATCTGCATGATGAAGATGGGAAAGGTAGCTGAAGCTAAATACCTTCTCCAAGCTATACCTTACAACTGCAATGATGAAAACCATGTGAGATCTTTTGCCCGGGCTACTGAAGTGCTTAGGGAACTTGAGTTACAGGCACTCCCTTCTCCCATAACTCAGATGAAGTCTAAAGATTCACGGATTTTGCTTGCTACTGATGTGGGGAACCTAGAATATCTACATCCACAAATATTCTCTGCTTCAACTCAATTGAATTATGAAGAACCGCAAGCTTCAATTTCGGCAGATACAGAGAATCATGAAGATTGCAACTCACAAGTGCTTCCATCTCCGATAACCCAGTTGAAGCGTAAAGAACCACAGCTTATGGTTGCTACTGATGGAGAGAAGACTGGACAAAGTCTGGAGGAGTACCATGATCTTTCTAGACTGTTCAATGATGCTGCCACACCACAGTCTCTACTTGAGAAACTACGAAAGCGGCTGGTCAAAAAGGACAGACTCAATATCAGCGCACATAATCAAGATCAGACTCCTAGCCCAGCTGAATGCTTGCCAAGCTCTAATGGTGCCGTAGATGCTAGCGAGAATCCTATGCAAGAGGAGAAGCGTTTGGTTGGTGGCGGTAGAAAAACGTGGGcagacatggtggaggaggatgaacAGCAGCAGCTGGCCGATGGCAAGAACACCACCGCCCCGCAAGGTGAAAGCAGCAAGCATGCGAGTGAGCAGAGGGATAAAACACCATCCTCATCATCTCAAGGAAGCTGCAGCCTCAAAACCCCGGTCGCTGGTGTTCGGCCGCAGAGTTCATCAGCAGGTTCATGGAGACGTAATGACTCGGCCGGAATCTCGACAGACGAGAATGTGAACCGGAGTTTCGTCAGGACAGCTCCAGCATGGAAGCAGCGGAAGGTTCAAGATCGTGGCGACCGAGTCTGCCAAAGGCTTAACACGACCCATCTCAGTGAGAAAGCTCGAGGCACCGAGCAAACAGCAAGCTCAGTGAGAAGCAGTGCAGCTCAGCGTTCGCTTTTCCACGGGCAGGTACCATCTGGTTTTAGCGGACGCTCTCAGGGTGCCAGTCACACTAACCGTTGCCCTGGGAGCCCGGCGACCACAGGACCGTGGAGGCCACCGGACCGCCGGCGGGCCTTCCAGGAAATCACAAACGAGCTGAAGCAAAATGTTGCATAA
- the LOC123113069 gene encoding uncharacterized protein — MGGGLASFWEERNIQTLVILSFALQAILLCCAGIRRSREASGVLRILLWLAYLMADYTAIYALGHMSITMTRSRSPPRPGDHHQMRMVPFWAPFLLLHLGGPDTITAYAYQDNQLWLRHLLTLAGQVLGAIYVMYLFVAPGRNPAGTLLAAAALMFVTGCLKYGERTWALKRGGIDSIKSSLDDDGKSSDTGGPYHGREGEKRLDTEEVLLGAHHMLNFCKGLLADGPVMQKSEYEVMRQGIQLNGGNYVFQLAAMELSLLYDILYTKAAVLHTWHGLCIRIVAPLSVVAAFVLFQLSSKEAYSRADVAVTYILLVGAMALELASSLRAAGSSWACASYHARGWHGLCGAVMRLRRMLKVGARRSVSLDSLGQYNLLDLCTDANKDGHLRGKIAKMIGLKDRWQKMHYSSTAPVSDAIKTLVLREIRKRKIDDLRNARGRWILKEKEMYEDLTRIADDTELDRSIMVWHIATDLYLSLCPGPDPDPDKEVRDSIRVLSNHMLFLMVVHPYLLPGVVRTGRYKENLKYYDMVWWVNLKATKESTMKLSRPEIIKKIADRQLPADSRRGYIYGIGEEAADDVGDRPVYADGSWLAGMLHGNRWHLSAADMLEVIAGVWVEMLCYASHHCGEESHAKKLSTGAEFMNAVWLIIGHATVFDRYAPSAEGLTGGLGLSNPPRKRKIPARWTQQPEADVGARPPGVPPGVHPAYAPFFDVEAHQTSSAQRHHQ; from the coding sequence ATGGGTGGAGGGCTAGCATCGTTTTGGGAAGAAAGGAACATCCAGACTCTGGTGATCCTCAGCTTCGCCCTACAAGCCATCCTCCTCTGCTGTGCAGGGATCCGGCGCAGCCGCGAAGCCTCGGGTGTGCTGAGAATCCTCCTCTGGCTGGCCTACCTGATGGCCGACTACACCGCAATCTACGCCCTTGGCCACATGTCCATCACCATGACCAGAAGCAGGTCTCCTCCACGTCCAGGCGACCACCACCAGATGCGGATGGTGCCATTCTGGGCTCCCTTCCTGCTGCTCCACCTCGGCGGGCCGGACACCATCACCGCCTATGCCTACCAGGACAACCAGCTCTGGCTGCGCCACCTGCTCACGCTCGCAGGGCAGGTGCTCGGCGCCATCTATGTCATGTACCTGTTCGTCGCGCCCGGCAGGAACCCGGCCGGGACGCTGCTTGCTGCCGCCGCGTTGATGTTCGTCACCGGCTGCCTCAAGTATGGCGAGAGGACATGGGCGCTCAAGCGCGGCGGCATTGACAGCATCAAAAGCTCGCTCGATGACGACGGCAAGTCGTCGGACACCGGTGGCCCTTACCATGGGAGGGAGGGGGAAAAGAGGCTGGACACGGAGGAGGTCCTGTTGGGGGCACACCACATGCTCAATTTCTGCAAGGGCCTCCTGGCTGATGGCCCGGTGATGCAGAAATCCGAGTACGAAGTCATGCGGCAAGGCATCCAGCTCAACGGCGGCAACTACGTGTTCCAGCTGGCCGCGATGGAGCTCTCCCTCCTGTACGACATACTCTACACCAAGGCGGCGGTGCTCCACACCTGGCACGGTTTGTGCATCCGGATCGTCGCGCCGCTCTCCGTGGTCGCCGCATTCGTGCTGTTTCAGCTCAGCAGCAAGGAGGCCTACAGCAGAGCTGACGTTGCCGTCACCTACATCCTGCTCGTCGGTGCCATGGCATTGGAGCTCGCGTCGTCTCTCAGGGCGGCGGGCTCTTCCTGGGCGTGCGCGTCCTACCATGCCCGGGGATGGCACGGGCTCTGCGGCGCGGTGATGCGCCTCCGCCGGATGCTCAAGGTTGGAGCAAGGAGGAGTGTCTCCCTGGACTCGCTTGGGCAGTACAACCTGCTGGACCTCTGCACCGACGCCAACAAGGACGGCCACCTGAGAGGCAAGATCGCCAAGATGATTGGACTTAAGGACCGATGGCAGAAGATGCACTACTCGAGCACCGCCCCCGTCTCCGACGCCATCAAGACTCTGGTGCTGAGAGAGATCCGGAAGAGGAAAATAGATGATCTGAGGAATGCACGGGGCAGGTGGATCCTCAAGGAGAAAGAGATGTACGAGGATCTCACGCGGATCGCCGACGACACCGAGCTGGACCGTAGCATCATGGTGTGGCACATCGCCACCGACCTCTACCTCTCCCTGTGCCCTGGCCCTGACCCTGACCCTGACAAGGAGGTCCGGGACAGCATAAGGGTGCTCTCCAACCACATGCTGTTCCTCATGGTGGTGCATCCCTACCTGTTGCCCGGAGTTGTCCGCACCGGCCGGTACAAGGAGAACTTGAAGTACTATGATATGGTGTGGTGGGTTAATTTGAAGGCCACCAAGGAAAGCACCATGAAACTGTCCAGACCGGAGATCATCAAGAAGATAGCCGACAGGCAGCTCCCAGCTGATTCGAGGCGCGGGTACATTTACGGCATCGGCGAGGAAGCTGCTGACGACGTCGGCGACAGGCCGGTCTATGCCGACGGATCCTGGCTCGCCGGGATGCTGCATGGGAACAGGTGGCACTTGTCGGCCGCTGACATGCTGGAGGTGATCGCCGGCGTGTGGGTGGAGATGCTGTGCTACGCGAGCCACCACTGCGGCGAGGAGTCTCACGCAAAGAAGCTAAGCACCGGAGCAGAGTTCATGAATGCCGTCTGGCTGATCATAGGGCATGCCACGGTGTTCGACAGGTACGCACCGTCTGCCGAGGGCTTGACGGGGGGCTTAGGGCTCAGCAACCCTCCGCGCAAGCGGAAGATCCCAGCCAGATGGACGCAGCAGCCGGAGGCGGACGTAGGAGCCCGGCCGCCTGGTGTACCACCCGGTGTTCACCCTGCGTACGCGCCCTTTTTTGACGTTGAAGCACACCAAACATCAAGTGCACAAAGACATCACCAATAA
- the LOC123113070 gene encoding uncharacterized protein At2g39795, mitochondrial, whose product MARALLRRRGALSSLLSPAAPTAPGLLPSFSSAALAQLRSPLDERLLRLLRSEISYVADRRPPHQPPTGFKSFAVEDRPGEQWVRLRAARRGAGVGAEEEAIKIDATLFDGVAELPPDASLFNRVEALEQGPRLHLSLIVEVARADRVLGFICSAWPDNLTVRHVLTLRGAGAATDDRGARDFTKLEPAEREAVKKFLQEREVDAELAEFLHDYVANKEKMEMLRWLKTVESFVEK is encoded by the exons ATGGCGcgcgccctcctccgccgccgcggcgcgctctcctctctcctctcgccGGCCGCCCCCACGGCGCCCGGTCTGCTCCCGTCATTCTCCTCCGCCGCCCTCGCGCAGCTGCGCTCCCCGCTCGACGAacgcctgctccgcctcctgcgCTCCGAGATCTCCTACGTCGCCGACCGCCGCCCTCCCCACCAG CCGCCGACGGGCTTCAAGTCCTTCGCCGTGGAGGACCGCCCGGGGGAGCAGTGGGTGCGCCTCCGCGCCGCTCGCCGcggcgccggggtcggggccgAGGAGGAGGCCATCAAGATCGACGCCACCTTGTTCGACGGCGTCGCGGAGCTGCCCCCCGACGCGTCCCTTTTCAACCGGGTCGAGGCGCTCGAGCAAGGGCCGCGCCTCCACCTCAGCCTCATCGTCGAGGTCGCCCGAGCCGACCGCGTCCTGGGGTTCATCTGCTCCGCCTGGCCTGACAACCTTACCGTCCGCCACGTGCTCACCCTCAGGGGCGCCGGCGCCGCCACCGATGACCGTGGTGCCCGCGACTTCAC GAAGCTGGAGCCTGCGGAGAGGGAGGCGGTGAAGAAGTTCCTGCAGGAGAGGGAGGTGGACGCCGAGCTTGCGGAGTTCTTGCACGACTACGTGGCGAACAAGGAGAAGATGGAGATGCTCCGGTGGCTGAAGACAGTCGAATCGTTTGTCGAGAAGTAA